Proteins encoded within one genomic window of Haloplanus vescus:
- a CDS encoding preprotein translocase subunit SecD produces MGTFRDNWRIFVLVFVLMASLFALFSPTMAQGGTETSGLANDGPTNLQYGLQLSGGTRIRAPLVGVTATEVEYGSEEAPEVERAVANELDNTTVADVIARPGTDGAGTVEVTTEGVTPAELGTALDAAGYSYGETRDGVTEETRSQTVDILSNKINEAGLSGGTVQQITSGNDHFILIEVPDENRQNVEELVNQRGSVRVDVYYPTNGEYQQETVLERDDFQSIGNARQGGEGQLPNVPVVVRESAAPPFQQRMVETGVAAQGGSTCRYGTAPNSTDACMLLVVDGEVVNAFGMSPGLAGDMRTGDWADDPRFILQTQNFSGAREVAINLRAGALPAPLDIGPDGEGTSSYISPSQGTQFRVDSLLTGLIAVLAVAGVVFLRYGEAEVALPMIVTALSEVIILLGFAAGIGYPLDLSVIAGFIAVIGTGVDDLIIIADEVMSEGDVNSRRVFQSRFRKAFWVIGAAAATTIIAMSPLAVLSLGDLQGFAIFTILGVVVGVLLTRPAYGDILRALMTR; encoded by the coding sequence ATGGGGACGTTCCGAGACAACTGGCGAATCTTCGTCCTCGTGTTCGTCCTCATGGCCAGCCTGTTCGCCCTGTTCTCGCCGACGATGGCACAGGGTGGGACGGAGACGTCCGGCCTCGCGAACGACGGCCCGACCAACCTCCAGTACGGTCTGCAGCTCTCCGGCGGGACGCGAATTCGCGCGCCGCTGGTCGGCGTGACCGCGACCGAGGTCGAGTACGGGTCCGAGGAGGCCCCGGAGGTCGAGCGAGCAGTCGCGAACGAACTCGACAACACGACGGTCGCGGACGTGATTGCACGGCCCGGGACGGACGGAGCGGGCACCGTCGAGGTGACTACCGAAGGCGTCACGCCGGCGGAACTCGGCACCGCCCTCGACGCGGCGGGCTACTCCTACGGTGAGACGCGAGACGGCGTCACCGAGGAGACGCGCAGTCAGACGGTCGACATCCTCTCGAACAAAATCAACGAAGCGGGTCTCTCCGGTGGGACCGTCCAGCAGATTACCAGCGGGAACGACCACTTCATCCTCATCGAGGTGCCCGACGAGAACCGGCAGAACGTCGAGGAGCTGGTGAACCAGCGCGGGAGCGTGCGCGTCGACGTCTACTACCCGACGAACGGCGAGTACCAGCAAGAGACCGTGCTCGAACGCGACGACTTCCAGAGCATCGGTAACGCCCGACAGGGCGGCGAGGGGCAACTCCCCAACGTCCCCGTCGTGGTGCGCGAGAGCGCCGCACCCCCGTTCCAGCAGCGGATGGTGGAGACGGGCGTCGCGGCCCAAGGTGGCTCCACCTGTCGATACGGGACGGCCCCGAACAGCACCGACGCGTGTATGCTCCTCGTCGTCGACGGCGAAGTCGTCAACGCCTTCGGGATGAGTCCCGGCCTCGCCGGCGACATGCGCACCGGCGACTGGGCGGACGACCCGCGATTCATCCTGCAGACGCAGAACTTCAGCGGCGCCCGCGAGGTGGCTATCAACCTGCGCGCCGGTGCGCTGCCCGCCCCCCTCGACATCGGCCCGGACGGTGAAGGTACGTCCTCGTACATCTCGCCGAGCCAGGGGACGCAGTTCCGTGTCGACTCGCTGCTGACCGGCCTCATCGCCGTCCTCGCCGTCGCAGGGGTCGTCTTCCTGCGCTACGGCGAGGCTGAAGTGGCCCTGCCGATGATCGTCACCGCGCTCTCCGAGGTGATCATCCTCCTCGGGTTCGCGGCCGGCATCGGCTACCCACTCGACCTGTCGGTCATCGCCGGGTTCATCGCCGTCATCGGGACGGGGGTGGACGACCTCATCATCATCGCCGACGAGGTGATGTCGGAGGGCGACGTGAACAGTCGTCGCGTGTTCCAGTCGCGCTTCCGCAAGGCGTTCTGGGTCATCGGCGCCGCCGCCGCGACGACCATCATCGCCATGAGTCCGCTGGCCGTCCTCTCGCTGGGCGACCTGCAGGGCTTCGCCATCTTCACCATCCTCGGCGTCGTCGTGGGCGTCCTCCTCACGCGTCCGGCGTACGGGGACATCCTCCGGGCGCTCATGACGCGCTGA
- the rnhB gene encoding ribonuclease HII: MQLGADEAGKGPVLGPMVAAAVRAPADAIPARVDDSKRLAPARRRELADRLRDADAVDVGVAVITPARIDDPETDMNGLTVAGQAEAIASVAADGDAVVVDAGDVDAERFGRRVTAGVDAEVTVQAEHRADEHHAHVAAASIVAKVERDARIEALTDRYGDVGSGYPSDERTRTFLAEYVRDEGELPACARASWSTCDDVLDADAQSSLADF, from the coding sequence ATGCAGCTCGGGGCCGACGAGGCAGGCAAGGGGCCGGTGCTCGGACCGATGGTCGCGGCGGCGGTGCGGGCGCCCGCCGACGCTATCCCGGCGAGAGTCGACGACTCGAAGCGCCTCGCGCCCGCCCGGCGCCGCGAACTTGCCGACCGACTCCGCGATGCCGACGCCGTCGACGTCGGTGTCGCAGTGATTACGCCAGCCCGCATCGACGACCCCGAGACGGACATGAACGGGTTGACCGTCGCGGGACAAGCGGAGGCCATCGCGAGCGTCGCGGCCGACGGGGACGCCGTCGTCGTCGACGCCGGCGACGTGGACGCCGAGCGATTCGGCCGGCGCGTGACGGCGGGCGTCGACGCCGAGGTGACGGTGCAGGCGGAGCATCGGGCCGACGAGCACCACGCCCACGTCGCGGCCGCGAGTATCGTCGCGAAGGTGGAGCGTGACGCTCGAATCGAGGCGTTGACCGACCGCTACGGCGACGTGGGAAGTGGCTACCCAAGCGACGAGCGAACGCGAACCTTTCTGGCCGAGTACGTCCGCGACGAGGGCGAGTTGCCGGCGTGTGCGCGGGCGTCGTGGTCGACCTGTGACGACGTCCTCGACGCGGACGCGCAGTCATCGCTCGCGGATTTCTGA
- a CDS encoding alpha/beta fold hydrolase, translated as MTRIEVADGVELHVHDIGTGDPIVFVHGWPLDHRMFESQYPHLLDEGMRCIGIDLRGFGESDKPYGEYGYDTFADDVKAVLEAMDLDDVTLVGFSMGGGVVTRYMGRHDEAHVGRLALLGAASPCLIERSDYPQGLPEGALDDFIAGARAARPELMTQITELLFHQEQSEELKRYLWTLGMQASQQATVAAAETFRDADLRPDMESITVPTLVCHGTHDEIVPFDVAAPVLDDGIESADLVRFEESGHGLTADEPEKLNRTLTDFVREA; from the coding sequence ATGACACGCATCGAGGTTGCCGACGGCGTCGAACTACACGTCCACGACATCGGGACGGGCGACCCGATAGTGTTCGTTCACGGCTGGCCGCTCGACCACCGGATGTTCGAGTCACAGTACCCGCACCTGCTCGACGAGGGGATGCGCTGTATCGGCATCGACCTCCGTGGGTTCGGTGAGTCCGACAAGCCCTACGGGGAGTACGGGTACGACACGTTCGCCGACGACGTGAAGGCCGTCCTCGAAGCGATGGACCTCGACGACGTGACGCTCGTCGGGTTCTCGATGGGCGGCGGCGTCGTCACACGCTACATGGGACGCCACGACGAGGCACACGTCGGCAGACTCGCCCTTCTCGGCGCCGCGAGTCCGTGTCTCATCGAGCGATCCGACTACCCGCAGGGGCTTCCAGAGGGTGCACTCGACGACTTCATCGCGGGCGCTCGCGCCGCCCGGCCGGAACTGATGACACAGATTACCGAACTGCTCTTCCACCAAGAGCAGAGCGAGGAACTGAAACGCTACCTCTGGACGCTGGGCATGCAGGCCTCCCAGCAGGCGACTGTCGCGGCGGCGGAGACGTTCCGCGACGCCGACCTGCGGCCCGATATGGAATCCATCACGGTGCCGACGCTCGTCTGTCACGGCACCCACGACGAAATCGTGCCGTTCGACGTCGCCGCGCCGGTGCTCGACGACGGCATCGAAAGCGCCGACCTCGTCCGATTCGAGGAGAGCGGCCACGGACTCACCGCGGACGAGCCAGAGAAACTGAATCGCACGCTGACCGACTTCGTTCGGGAGGCGTAG
- the msrA gene encoding peptide-methionine (S)-S-oxide reductase MsrA — protein sequence MTDDHATATLAGGCFWCLEAPFQELDGVHSVTSGYCGGDVSDPTYDEVCSGSTGHAEAVQIAYDTDRLSYGDLLEVFFALHNPTTENRQGPDVGSQYRSAIFYHDDEQRELAEATIDRLADAYDDPIVTEVEPLETFYEAEDYHQDYYANNPERAYCQMQIRPKLQKVREKFAERVAEQ from the coding sequence ATGACAGACGACCACGCCACAGCGACGCTCGCGGGCGGGTGTTTCTGGTGTCTCGAAGCCCCGTTTCAGGAACTCGACGGCGTCCACAGCGTCACCTCGGGCTACTGCGGCGGCGACGTATCTGACCCCACCTACGACGAGGTGTGCTCCGGGTCGACCGGCCACGCCGAGGCCGTCCAGATAGCCTACGACACCGACCGACTCTCCTACGGCGACCTGCTGGAGGTGTTCTTCGCGCTCCACAACCCGACGACTGAGAACCGGCAGGGGCCGGACGTGGGGTCGCAGTACCGCTCTGCCATCTTCTATCACGACGACGAACAGCGAGAACTCGCCGAAGCGACCATCGACCGCCTCGCTGACGCCTACGACGACCCCATCGTCACCGAAGTCGAACCGCTGGAGACGTTCTACGAGGCCGAGGACTACCACCAGGACTACTACGCGAACAACCCCGAGCGAGCGTACTGCCAGATGCAGATTCGGCCGAAGTTACAGAAGGTCCGCGAGAAGTTCGCCGAGCGCGTGGCCGAGCAGTAG